From one Mya arenaria isolate MELC-2E11 chromosome 4, ASM2691426v1 genomic stretch:
- the LOC128231478 gene encoding ubiquitin-conjugating enzyme E2 L3-like, which translates to MAATRRLTKELQDIQRQGLKNFKNIVVDESNILQWQGLIVPDCDYYNKGAFKIQIDFPAEYPFKPPKVTFKTKIYHPNIDEKGQVCLPIISAENWKPATKTDQVIQSLVALVHEPEPEHPLRADLAEEYSKDKKKFTKNAQEFTRKTSEKRPSD; encoded by the exons ATGGCAGCGACCAGGCGTCTGACTAAG GAGCTTCAAGATATCCAGAGGCAAGGTTTAAAGAACTTCAAAAACATTGTTGTGGATGAATCTAACATACTTCAATGGCAGGGTTTAATTGTACCG GATTGTGACTATTACAATAAGGGAGCATTTAAAATCCAGATAGATTTTCCTGCAGAATATCCGTTCAAACCGCCGAAAGTAACgttcaaaacaaaaatctaCCACCCAAACATTGACGAGAAAGGCCAGGTCTGTCTGCCAATCATAAGCGCTGAAAACTGGAAGCCAGCCACGAAAACTGATCAGG ttatACAATCGCTTGTTGCCTTAGTCCATGAGCCGGAGCCCGAGCATCCTCTGAGGGCAGATCTTGCTGAAGAATATTCCAAGGACAAGAAGAAGTTCACCAAAAATGCACAGGAGTTTACTAGAAAAACCAGTGAAAAGCGCCCATCGGATTAA